ACATTGCCGTCTTTCCAAAGGGTGGGTTGGGATCTTTGACGGCCGATCCATGGGAACGTGGTGTGATTGATTGATGCGAAGATTGAAACGCGGAGTGGCGGAGGAGCGGAGCATCGCGGAGAATGGGGGGAAGAGGGTGCTGAGCTGGTGGTGATTGAGATGGAATCAAATGAAGTTGACTGATGTGGTCATTGGTGCAGCGATCGAAGTTCATCGCCGGCTTGGTCTCATTTGGGTTTGATGAAATTGGATGTTGGCATGTTCATCAATTTTCGCAAAGCCAAAATGATTGACGGCCAGCATCGTCAAACGCCACGGCGGATCCAAACCAGGTTGATCGCTGACCTCTCTCCGCGAAGCTCCGCTCCTCCGCCTCTCCGCGTTTAATATGTTTCACAAGGTCTGGTGCAGAGGCGGCGTCGTAGCTGTGTGGATGAGGTTGAGTTTGCGGGTTGTTTGGGAGGGACTGCCACCACTCTTGAGGCATGTTCAGGTTGAGCGGGTCTTGTTGTCGTCGAAATCAAACTGATGCCGATGAAGCGTGTGACCCCTACGAAAGGAACCACCGGAATGTGCAAAATGACCCGCTCAACCCCTGTCTGTTTGTCAACCTGTTCACGTCGCTTGCGACGAAGCATCCTGCGGGGGTTGGTCGTGGGATGCTTGACGTTCGCGGCGCCGGTGGCGATTCAGGCGGAGGACATTGAGGTCGTGAATCTGAATAACACCGGGACCGGTTCACTTCGCGAAGCGATTTCCAATGCGACCGCTGGCGACCGGATTGTGTTCAACATCCCCGGTGGCGGAACGATCGCGTTGGGAAGCGATCTGCCCGAGATCACGGACAACGTCTCGTTCACCAATCAGAATGTGGCCGCAGTGATCATCGATCGCGCTGGCAACGGGCCCATTTCAGTGACGGGCGGCACCATTGATTTTGGCGAGCTGCAAATTGCCGCGGGCGGATTGTCGCCTGACATCGAGATGTCCGCCGCGGCCACCTTGATCGGAAACGCAGATCAAATCACTGCCAACATCCAAGCGGCAGGGACGATCGCGCCGGGCGACAGCAGTGCCGCGGGCAGCGTCGGGGAGTTGATCATCAATGGGGACTTGGACGCGACGGATGCAACGCTCCAGGTCGATGTGAATGGTGCCGGATCGCCAAACGATTTGGTGCGAGTCATTGGGAACGGGACCGTGACCGATGCGACGTTGACGCCCAACTTTGTTGGTTCCAACTATTCCATCGGAGACACCTTCACAGTGTTCAGTGCGACGGGTGGTTTGGCTGGAGCGTTGACCAATCCAGCGGAGGTGTTTCAGTTGTCTTCGAATCCATTCCTGGAAGCGATCATCAACTCGAACCCAAATGATCTGACGTTGTTGATTCAGGACAATGGGGAATCCTTCACCTCGGTGCTGGACGGCTGCGGGCAGCTGGGGGCCGTGACGGAGATCGATCGCCTGAGGACGGCAGGAACCGTGACTCAGATGTCTGCGATTGGCAACCTGCGCAGCAGTTCCTCGCTGGGAGTCAGTCAAGCGGTGGGGCAATTGGCGGGGGCGATCTACCCGTCATTGGTGGATGCAGAGATCAACGAAGTTCACAACAGCTTGAGCGGGATTCGTGACCGAGTGCTGTTGCAACAAACGGACCTCGATTCGAGCGGTCATTGGTCGCCGTGGGTTCGTGGCTATGGGATGACGCTGGACACCAGCGTCGAGGGTTGCATGGCGGAAGGCTATCGCCGAAAGGTGGGCGGGATTGAGCTGGGGACGGGGTATCTGGCCGCGTCGGGTTTGGGAGCGCATGGCTTTGCACAACTGGGGGCTGCCGACACGGACATGAATACGCTCGGCCAAGGCGCGGACACGGATTCGTATCGCTTTGGTGGAACGGTGCAGTACGTCGGCGAATGGTTGTATGGCTATGGTGCTGGCGGGTATGGGTTCCAAGACCATTCGATCCATCGTGGGATGTCGTCTCTGGAACCCGGGACTTCCGCCGACGGCGAATCGGACGGAACGGCTCAGTTCGGGGCGGTTGAGATTGGAACGGTTCACCGTGGCCAAAATTGGTTGTGGTTGTCGTTTGTTTCGCTGCAGGGTGTGCAAGCGGACGCGGACGGCGAAACGGAAACGGGGGACTCTGAGTTCGTTCTGACATCCAGCGATGTGGATGGTGAATCGCTGCGGAGCATGGTGGGAGTTTCGTTGGCGGGAACCAACCAAACCGGGCTTGGCCCAGCCACCACGCAGCTTCGTTTCGGGTGGTTGCACGAGTTCTTGGATGACCAGCAATCGGGGATCCATGAGG
This genomic interval from Rhodopirellula islandica contains the following:
- a CDS encoding autotransporter family protein produces the protein MCKMTRSTPVCLSTCSRRLRRSILRGLVVGCLTFAAPVAIQAEDIEVVNLNNTGTGSLREAISNATAGDRIVFNIPGGGTIALGSDLPEITDNVSFTNQNVAAVIIDRAGNGPISVTGGTIDFGELQIAAGGLSPDIEMSAAATLIGNADQITANIQAAGTIAPGDSSAAGSVGELIINGDLDATDATLQVDVNGAGSPNDLVRVIGNGTVTDATLTPNFVGSNYSIGDTFTVFSATGGLAGALTNPAEVFQLSSNPFLEAIINSNPNDLTLLIQDNGESFTSVLDGCGQLGAVTEIDRLRTAGTVTQMSAIGNLRSSSSLGVSQAVGQLAGAIYPSLVDAEINEVHNSLSGIRDRVLLQQTDLDSSGHWSPWVRGYGMTLDTSVEGCMAEGYRRKVGGIELGTGYLAASGLGAHGFAQLGAADTDMNTLGQGADTDSYRFGGTVQYVGEWLYGYGAGGYGFQDHSIHRGMSSLEPGTSADGESDGTAQFGAVEIGTVHRGQNWLWLSFVSLQGVQADADGETETGDSEFVLTSSDVDGESLRSMVGVSLAGTNQTGLGPATTQLRFGWLHEFLDDQQSGIHEVQAVAPTEFLVQSANTGRDWLSIGTQLDWGFVLGGQFTLAYQGNLNSDSTFQSGMVGTRWIW